The genomic segment AGAGAATTCGCTTTGGTTGTTTTGTAGGCTGTAGTCTCCATGCCCAAAGAATTTTTGAGTGGGTTCCACGGAACTTGGGCATTTTGTTTGCTGCCTTCAGCTTTGAACGCCGTTGAATGAATTCGACCAGTTCTCGTGGAGTTGCGTCAGTGTGGACGTGGGTACAGCGATGGAATAATTGTTTTAACCGGCAAGTGCTGAAACGTGACGGCGGGAATGCGATGTCGGGCGACAATGATGGGCAACGGAAGCCGAAAGACCCAGCGGGCTGGGGGCCGCGGTGGGCGCTGTTTCTCTGGTTCGCGGTGCTTTCGACTCTCGTTCTTGGGTCGATATTCTCTGATGGCGCCACGACGACCGACATCTCCTATTCCGAACTCAAGCAGATGGTCCGGGAGGGCAGGGCGACTTCGGCCATCATCGAAGAGCATGACGTCATCGTGACGCGCGACGGCGCCGGCCCGAACGAGACCGAAAGGTATCGGGCCGTGATCCCGGCACAGGGCGATCCCGCCTTACTGGCGCTTCTGGAGGATCGGAATGTCACGATCACCGCCCGCAGGCCACAGGGTACGTCAGTTTTGGTCTATTTTCTGCCGTGGCTCCTGATTATCGGATTCTATATGTGGTGGCAGCGGCGCCTTACGGGTCAGCTCGGCGGCGGCTACGGGTCCGGGGCGCTTGGTGGGCTGTTCAGCGGACGGTTCTCGAAACCCGCAGAAAAAAAGACGGGCATCACCTTCGCCGACGTCGCGGGACAGGACCAGGCGAAAAAGGAGGTGGCCGAGCTGGTGGAATTCCTGCGCGAGCCCGAGCGGTTCGAGAAGGTCGGCGCGGAAGTGCCGCATGGCGTGTTGCTGATGGGCCCGCCCGGCACCGGCAAGACGCTTCTGGCCAGGGCGCTGGCAGGGGAGGCCGATGTGCCGTTCTTCTCGACCTCCGGATCGGAGTTCATCGAGGTCTTCGTCGGCGTCGGTGCCGGTCGCGTGCGGAAGATGTTCGAAGCGGCCCGCAAGGCGGCCCCGGCGGTGATCTTCATCGATGAGCTCGACAGCATCGGGCGCACACGCGGCACGGGCCTCGGTGGTGGACACGACGAGCGCGAGCAGACACTGAACCAGATCCTGGCCGAGCTCGACGGCTTCGATGGCAAGGAGGCCGTGGTCGTTCTGGCCGCCACCAACCGACCCGACGTGCTCGACCCGGCGCTGCTGCGGCCGGGGCGGTTCGACCGGCATGTGATGCTTAGCCTGCCGGACAAGGCTGCGAGACGCGCGATTTTGGGTATCCATGCGCGAAAGCTGCCACTGTCCGAAACCGGCGATCTCGACACAATCGCAGCTGGCACCC from the Roseovarius indicus genome contains:
- the ftsH gene encoding ATP-dependent zinc metalloprotease FtsH, which encodes MLKRDGGNAMSGDNDGQRKPKDPAGWGPRWALFLWFAVLSTLVLGSIFSDGATTTDISYSELKQMVREGRATSAIIEEHDVIVTRDGAGPNETERYRAVIPAQGDPALLALLEDRNVTITARRPQGTSVLVYFLPWLLIIGFYMWWQRRLTGQLGGGYGSGALGGLFSGRFSKPAEKKTGITFADVAGQDQAKKEVAELVEFLREPERFEKVGAEVPHGVLLMGPPGTGKTLLARALAGEADVPFFSTSGSEFIEVFVGVGAGRVRKMFEAARKAAPAVIFIDELDSIGRTRGTGLGGGHDEREQTLNQILAELDGFDGKEAVVVLAATNRPDVLDPALLRPGRFDRHVMLSLPDKAARRAILGIHARKLPLSETGDLDTIAAGTPGFSGADLKNLLNEAAINAARRSDDKITGSDLQDARDKVMMGTVRTLAIQPEERHRLAVHEAGHTAVAYYTPGADPLHKVTIIPRGRALGGTHMLSTEEHHTLPEDYLRAQLAILLAGRAAEKALIGNVSSGADDDIKRATEMARSMVARWGMTEELGPVDLRQSEDHPFLGQSIARPREHADDTAARVDAAVIDLLKASEAEATRIIEGHRDRLLALVRELEEREVLEFDAIEACLSPGKRKAGAREKA